From a region of the Canis lupus dingo isolate Sandy chromosome 5, ASM325472v2, whole genome shotgun sequence genome:
- the RAB39A gene encoding ras-related protein Rab-39A isoform X2: MARSLSEASAFGWGLDPSQGPEIEPRVGLPAQRSITRSYYRNSVGGFLVFDITNRRSFEHVKDWLEEAKMHVQPFRIVFLLVGHKCDLASRRQVTREEAEKLSADCGMKYIETSAKDATNVEESFTILTRDIYELIKRGEICIQDGWEGVKSGFVPNTVHSSEEAVKPRKECFC, encoded by the exons ATGGCTCGGTCactcagtgaagcatctgcctttggctggggtcttgatcccagccagggtcctgagattgagccccgagtagggctccctgctcagag atcaaTAACTCGATCTTATTACCGCAACTCAGTTGGTGGATTTTTAGTATTTGACATTACCAACCGACGATCTTTCGAACACGTGAAAGATTGGCTAGAAGAAGCAAAAATGCACGTTCAGCCGTTTCGGATTGTATTTCTGCTGGTGGGACATAAGTGTGACTTGGCTTCGCGACGTCAGGTTACGAGAGAAGAAGCCGAAAAACTGTCGGCAGACTGCGGTATGAAGTATATAGAAACCTCTGCAAAAGATGCCACAAATGTTGAGGAATCCTTTACGATCTTGACAAGAGACATATATGAACTTATTAAGAGGGGGGAAATTTGTATTCAGGATGGCTGGGAAGGAGTTAAAAGTGGTTTTGTTCCGAATACTGTGCATTCTTCTGAGGAAGCAGTAAAGCCCAGGAAAGAGTGTTTCTGCTGA